The DNA window GGCATTGCCCACCGCTTGGTGAGAGTGCATCATCCGAATTCTTCTCGTGAATCCCGCAGGCTTGGGGCTAATTTTCAAACAGATTCCTTCGGAGAAGTGAGGTTCTTGAATAATTTTGCAAACACAAGAGCCTTTGGTGATCGCATGGGGAAGAGAGAAGGACTAACATGTGAACCAGACATATATTCTTATGTAATTGGTTCTACAAAACATCTACCGCGTTCCGAGCACTCAAAATTACAATTCGGAGGAGATGAATGCTTTATCTGCTTAATAACAGATGGCGTTTCGGACTTAATGGGTGATCAAGAAGTAGTGGATCTTATAACATCTACAGTTAATAATAGAGGCTTGAAGGTGGCATCCCCGCAGTACTGTAGTGAGGAAGTGATTCGTTATATTATGGCGGTAGCGGGACGCAACGCTGATAATGCCACCTGTTTGTGCGTTAGGTTACCTAACTGGGGTAACTGGCCTGTGGTTGATCGGACTGGTGCCATCAGAGAGGAGAAACTTATGTCTAGTTCTTCGGGGAGTGAAAGAAGTAACGTATAATGTAATTCTTAAACCGATAATTTAATTGAACATCAAAATTGTCTTGTGTacataataaaaattaacacaaatatatatatatatatatacaggaTCAAACACTACACCCATCAGTGTTCAACGAGGCCTAGAACTTAGAAGTGCTATCCCTTTGGCTTTTAGGCCCCTACTTGTTTTTCGTTTGTGTGTAGCTAAATCTTTTCCTAGTGGGAGCAAATTCTCCTAATTTGCTCCCCACCATATCTTCTGTTATCTCAAATGCAACATATTCCTTACCATTATGAACTTGAAACTTTAAACCAACAAACTGCGGTAAAATAGTAGCCGATCTAGCATTTGTTCTGACCGGAGTACCTTTTACAAGGGCTTCTTTAATGGGTAGAGGAACAATATTTGGACCTTTCCATGCAGAACGTGAA is part of the Eremothecium cymbalariae DBVPG#7215 chromosome 2, complete sequence genome and encodes:
- the RSM19 gene encoding mitochondrial 37S ribosomal protein uS19m (similar to Ashbya gossypii AGL224W) — its product is MFPTRYLLSRSAWKGPNIVPLPIKEALVKGTPVRTNARSATILPQFVGLKFQVHNGKEYVAFEITEDMVGSKLGEFAPTRKRFSYTQTKNK